From the Manis javanica isolate MJ-LG chromosome 13, MJ_LKY, whole genome shotgun sequence genome, one window contains:
- the LOC140845590 gene encoding uncharacterized protein encodes MSPASAPAEPEDIPAETSAPRQGPELEPQEHSGLGRRATAIMVPGLAEPEPCPDPMSPWDIPGVVSAPVPGPELEPHKPSGPGPVAPAGMAPGLAEPEADPEPTSTCVTITRDVPRTEEWTILQFPAHLVAEQLTLMCAELYSRIQYGECKAYLESPPLMEGTELLGPNVQMVIRQFNAMVSLVISSCLGTVTMTAQDRAQVVQFWIRVAEVCHGMAPGVPPLPTLRMVVCSLPCMVPETLVPGA; translated from the exons atgtcacctgcttcagcccctgcagagccagAGGACATCCCAGCAGAGACCTCAGCTCCGAGGCAaggccccgagctggagccccaggagcaCTCAGGCCTGGGGCGCAGAGCAACTGCCATAATGGTACCAGGCCTTGCAGAGCCAGAGCCATGTCCAGACCCCAtgagcccctgggacatcccaggagtggtctcagCTCCGGTGCcaggccccgagctggagccccataAGCCCTCAGGCCCGGGTCCCGtggcacctgcaggaatggcaccgggcctggcagagccagaggcGGACCCGGAGCCCACCAGCACCTGTGTCACGATCACCCGGGATGTGCCGAGGACGGAGGAGTGGACAATCCTGCAGTTCCCTGCCCacctggtggccgagcagctgaccctgatgtgtgcg GAGCTGTACAGCAGGATTCAATACGGCGAATGCAAGGCCTACTTAGAGAGCCCGCCACTGATGGAAGGCACTGAGCTCCTGGGCCCCAACGTGCAAATGGTCATCAGGCAATTCAATGCCATGGTTAGCttggtcatctcctcctgcctcgggaCCGTGACCATGACGGCTCAGGACAGGGCCCAAGTGGTGCAGTTCTGGATCCGGGTGGCCGAGGTGTGTCATGGGATGGCCCCCGGGGTCCCTCCTTTGCCAACTCTCAGGATGGTTGTCTGCAGTCTGCCCTGCATGGTCCCTGAGACCCTTGTGCCAGGGGCATGA
- the LOC140845591 gene encoding ral-GDS-related protein-like, giving the protein MKQKLCTPRGCQHRKKQVPQGMVPFLGSFLRDVPVDQLPENNYGDGKRQRQLSAQSRKVTFILQEMMIYKYVAGLYDLEPEERFISFLQAVESLDEEQSYSLSCQLEPPGQRAGRKGLLQFFRPHKM; this is encoded by the exons ATGAAGCAAAAGCTGTGCACCCCCAGGGGATGCCAGCATAGGAAGAAGCAG GTCCCACAGGGCATGGTCCCATTCCTTGGATCGTTTCTACGTGACGTGCCTGTAGACCAACTCCCAGAAAATAACTAC ggtgacgggaagagacagagacagttGAGTGCCCAGTCACGGAAG gtcacTTTCATCCTACAAGAGATGATGATCTACAAGTACGTGGCCGGGCTGTATGACCTGGAGCCCGAGGAGCGCTTCATCTCATTTCTCCAGGCCGTGGAGTCCCTGGAcgaggagcagag ctacagcctgtcctgccagctggagcccccaggccagagggccGGCAGAAAGGGACTGTTGCAGTTCTTCAGGCCCCACAAGATGTAA